The genomic segment TCTATTTTCAGTTTAATGAAATTAGTAAGGCAAAACTTACCTTTGACGCAAAGTAGCGACATTGGCAATGCGCTTTCAGCAACAATCCAATAGTTTCACTCACGtcgccaaaaaacaacaacaaccccaGACGCGTAATAGAAGTTTAACAGGTGCGGTAACATGGCACTCAGTCGCTTAACTCATTCTCGTCATTGCTTTCTAtctctgaaaaaaatgaaaagtgccTTTCCGAGACATAACTAAAGCGATATGCCGTGATATCAAAAAAGAGGTTTTCAGCTGTCCGTCTCGGTCACTCCAACCTGAGCAAACAGTGGGCGGGTGAAAGCGCTTGAGACCGACGTAACGAACGTCTCTTTTGACCAATGTAAACCCAGGATTTGCAAAAGGGCGCGGTTATGTCGTTATAATCTGACCAATGAACCGGGGGGAGATAACGGGTTGGAAACAGGTGACGGGGCTTCAATAAGTGTGCAACAAATGCGGATTTACGTCCACCCAACCTATTTAACTGTCACTTTTTCAAAAACAGGGTAAACTACGATACACCAatttgcctatcgtccaggcattggtgtggaagatgctaccacctacccgATGCACAGGTCTTTCACACCTggatgtatatattatatgtatatgtatacgtacacgtatatgtatacgtatatgtatatgtatctatctatatatatatatatatatgtatatatacatatatatatatatacatacatatacatacacatatatatgtatgtatatatatgtatatatatacatatacatatatacatatatatacacacatgtatatatacatatgcatatatatacatatatacatatacatatatatcagcaacacacttatttatttatatatttattcatgtatttatttattaacctacttgtatttatatatttattaacttgcttattacctatctatttatgtctaaaatgcatttcctatttctgcatcctcaccctcttgctactgtgacaacgaatacggaatgaataaagttatccaatccaatcacacTCCCAACAAACTTTCTGAGCACTAAGCCAGACtccctccgtccgtccatccgtccaatGTCAGTCGAGCTCTGGatctataataataattaaccaACTAGACTGCATATTCAATGCACTACATGTGCCGCACTCTGGACCGACAagcgctcacacacacacagacacacacacagatacacacacagacacacacacacagacacacacacagacacacacacacagacacacacacagacacacacacagacacacacacagacacacacacagacacacacacagacacacacacagacacacacacacccacacacacccacacgcaGTGAAGTAGACTTCAACCTCACTTGAAAAGCCCATCATAATAGAGCAATGGAATAGCTTGCCAGGTAGGACTGAGCTTCTTATCATACGATCACTATATAGTGTGTTCAAATTGAAAGCGAGCGAAAATGGAATAAGTTTAGTTTTGCTGCCGCACGATGGCTCTCGTAAGCGCACCTTAGTCAAACTAAGGAGGGAAGTAAGCAGGCCGAGGAAGGCGGCGAGTGGCGGCGAGTGGCGGCGAGTGGCGGCGAGTGGCGGCGAGTGGCGGCGAGTGGCGGCGAGTGGCGGCGAGCGGCGGGGCCTCCAGGCAGCCAAGCAAGTCGCTCGCACTGCACAAGTCGGGACTTGACGAGAGGCCTAGGACAAAATTCACATGCACTTCAGCTCAAGTctgtaggaggaggaggagcctcaATAGCCCTTTTTTTCCACGATTCGGTATTGGCGCTATCGTCAAGGTCCAAAATAAGATTTGGCTGAAATGTCACCCGTCTTGACTAAAGGGGATCAGGATCATTCCCAACTGATACTGTCACTCCCCCTGCCATCGCCACGGggaaacttttgtcaacagTACTGTCAAGTTTTGCCGTGTTCATTATTTATAAAGGAAAGTTAGCCtacaggcattttttttgtggaaaaggCTTGCTTGCACTGTGTGAAGGAGATCAAGGGCAGGGCAGCGGTGAAGGAGGAGCGCCTCGGATCTTTTCCTCGCGGCCAACGTGCTGAGACAGCGCCGCGACGTGGAACGCCGTGTCGTCATCCTTGGCGGTTCTCAAGGAAAGGGACGTGAGGGGGTTCTTATTTGGGGCCGAGGGGGGTAGAAAGCAGAAAGCAGAGAGAAAGTAGTCCCAACGCGAGTCTTTCTGCCTGGGGGATAAATGTTGTAAACCGTCATCGCTGCTTACTGGGTGGAGTACTGTGATTAACTCTCTTTGAGAGTGAAGGAGGAGATAAATATAACCCAAAAAGTACagaaggagggagagagagagagagagagagagagagagagagagagagagagagagagagagagagagagagagagcgactgGGAAGAAAGAGAGGGAGCTTCAGACGAAGAGACATGCTGCTTTAGTATTGAACGCAAGACTTCTTCTTGATTGTGCGTGCTCGCTCGCTTCTTTGGCTGAGCTCAAGTTTTCATTGCCTTTGTGTTTGGGCAGGAACGGGAGCTGGAGCAGGAGCAGACGCTAACCCGCGGATATGAACGAGGCCACGCTTCTTCTGCCGATCCAGGCGGGAGACGGAAGGACTCTGTCCAGGTGGGTTGACCCGAAGCAAAACATGTTGAAGGGTAGCCAGGACCAAAGCACCGATGGCACCGATGGCACCGATGGCCACCTCCCGTTGCTTTTTTAGGGCCGagtttctctcattgctgagcaCCTACAACTGCTTCCTGAAGGATCAGACTCAACTGCATCTCACTTACTCCCAGGTATGGCACATTTCCAATCGGGACCAGAGTGTAGAAAATGTGCCTTTCTTTTTATGGAGCATGCCGTTTCATCTGGATTTGCCTGAAATTCAGGGCGCCGACGGGCAAGTGGTGGTGGACGGCTTGGTCAATATCTGCTGGGGAGTTCGAAGACCCATTCGGCTGAAAATCCAAGATGAGAAACAAATGATTCCCAGCGCTCCAATGCTCTCATCGGACCCGACTAGCCCAGTCAGCCCACTTGCCAATAGAAGGTATTTGTTTCTTACAAGGTGCCTCTGATCTTTCTTTGTCTTCcgtttttcctttcttttgttCTTCAACCTGACAGCTCTAGCTTTTTAGAACATGCCGGTCACTCAAAAACGGCGACGTCTTCGCAGGGGCATGTCCCGGTGGGGAGAATACGCCGACCTGCACCAGATCGACGAGCTGGACGGCACGGCGCGCCTAGGGCTGCACAAAAACGCCCTGCCAGGTGACTAGCCTCCACAACCGGTGACGGAGAACATTTTGTAGCACTCGGGGCTACGCCATGCATCCCCAAGTATGACCGTGACCGACGTTGTCGATTGCGATTCCGCAGGCGCCCTTCTTGAGAGCGCCACACTGCGTCCCCTGAAGCAGAAGAGCTTGGAGTTGGAATCGGATTGGAGCCTCTTTCGCTGTACCAGTGACGCCTCGTTGGTCAAAAGGAGGAGTCGGCGAGGCAGGTCGGCGGCGCAAAGGGAGAGAGAGCG from the Stigmatopora argus isolate UIUO_Sarg chromosome 16, RoL_Sarg_1.0, whole genome shotgun sequence genome contains:
- the rassf6 gene encoding ras association domain-containing protein 6 isoform X1, coding for MNEATLLLPIQAGDGRTLSRAEFLSLLSTYNCFLKDQTQLHLTYSQGADGQVVVDGLVNICWGVRRPIRLKIQDEKQMIPSAPMLSSDPTSPVSPLANRRGMSRWGEYADLHQIDELDGTARLGLHKNALPGALLESATLRPLKQKSLELESDWSLFRCTSDASLVKRRSRRGRSAAQRERERQHRFSINGHFYNYKTSIFTPCFGTATKVRITSEMSTGQVIEQLLNKFKIENDPREFALYCIHQSGEKRKMSQRDRPLWERVLQGPSEAAAQIFLMDVDEEEVSNDVAQYLNLELPILEQVLLNLKEEENREIQLVISKLVSLAFLALDEDQACACVCVCVCVFVPGTITISEPCPEY
- the rassf6 gene encoding ras association domain-containing protein 6 isoform X2, translated to MNEATLLLPIQAGDGRTLSRAEFLSLLSTYNCFLKDQTQLHLTYSQGADGQVVVDGLVNICWGVRRPIRLKIQDEKQMIPSAPMLSSDPTSPVSPLANRRGMSRWGEYADLHQIDELDGTARLGLHKNALPGALLESATLRPLKQKSLELESDWSLFRCTSDASLVKRRSRRGRSAAQRERERQHRFSINGHFYNYKTSIFTPCFGTATKVRITSEMSTGQVIEQLLNKFKIENDPREFALYCIHQSGEKRKMSQRDRPLWERVLQGPSEAAAQIFLMDVDEEEVSNDVAQYLNLELPILEQVLLNLKEEENREIQLVISKYHNHQRALSRILSRKISPHVETSV